The proteins below are encoded in one region of Apodemus sylvaticus chromosome 13, mApoSyl1.1, whole genome shotgun sequence:
- the Mbd1 gene encoding methyl-CpG-binding domain protein 1 isoform X4, which translates to MAEAWQDCPALGPGWKRREAFRKSGASCGRSDIYYQSPTGEKIRSKVELTRYLGPACDLTLFDFRQGILCHPIPKTHPLAVPNKKKKKSSKSAKTKKQQVGPQRREPRRETPWEEIKTVTSTALASLPVSAPAPAPAPAPAPAPAPAPAPAPAPACCENCGIHLSWDGIKRQRLRTLCKDCRAQRIAFNREQRMFKRVGCGECTACLVKEDCGQCATCCLQLPNEVASGLFCKCEQRRCLRIVGKRRACGVCRGCQTQEDCGHCRICLRSPRPGLKRQWRCLQRRCFWGKRDYSKRGSKVASQHDSQTPPLPPHPASHHPEPTELHISDVAPTSPAEFIYYCVDEDELQPYTNQRQNRKCGACAACLRRMDCGHCDFCCDKPKFGGSNQKRQKCRWRQCLQFATKRLLPSPGSGSEEGAGLPPHYTHRKRPASAQQLKLSSPIKAPLAVVTSPPRPVQGSGKRQAGRGSVLPQPDTDLVFLQEGTSSLMQVPGTAAAFPEAPIQEAQSSAPTWAVALPQVKQEKADASEEWTAVTTFLTSSTLQSGFPGKVADPDLPPVKQEPPGPEEGGEESREEDVSESAPAEETGGLGTPVITEIFSLGGTRLRDAEAWLPRSKDLKKPEAKMQ; encoded by the exons ATGGCTGAGGCCTGGCAGGACTGCCCAGCCCTGGGCCCTGGCTGGAAACGCCGAGAGGCCTTTCGAAAGTCAGGGGCCTCTTGTGGACGCTCAGACATCTATTACCAGAG CCCCACAGGAGAAAAGATCCGAAGCAAGGTTGAGCTGACTCGATACTTGGGCCCTGCATGTGATCTTACTCTGTTTGACTTCAGACAAGGCATCTTATGCCATCCCATTCCCAAG ACCCATCCTTTGGCTGTCcccaacaagaagaaaaagaagtcttCTAAATCAGCCAAGACCAAGAAACAGCAGGTTGGACCACAGagaagagagcccaggagagaGACTCCATGGGAGGAAATTAAGACTGTTACTTCTACAGCTCTAGCTTCTTTACCTGTGTCTGCACCGGCACCCGCACCGGCACCCGCACCCGCACCGGCACCGGCACCGGCACCCGCACCCGCACCCGCACCCGC GTGCTGTGAGAATTGTGGAATCCACTTGTCATGGGATGGTATCAAAAGGCAGAGACTCAGGACATTGTGCAAAGACTGCCGAG CACAGAGAATTGCCTTCAACCGAGAGCAGAGAATGTTTAAG CGAGTTGGCTGTGGGGAGTGCACTGCTTGCCTTGTGAAAGAAGACTGCGGCCAATGCGCCACCTGCTGCCTGCAGCTGCCCAATGAAGTTGCCTCAGGGCTTTTCTGCAAATGTGAGCAGAGACGCTGCCTACGGATTGTGGGGAAG AGACGAGCGTGTGGCGTGTGTCGGGGTTGTCAGACCCAAGAGGATTGTGGCCATTGCCGCATCTGTCTTCGCTCTCCCCGCCCTGGTCTCAAGCGCCAGTGGAGGTGTTTGCAACGGCGCTGTTTTTGG GGTAAACGTGATTATAGTAAGAGAGGCTCGAAGGTAGCTTCTCAACATGACTCCCAAACCCCGCCACTTCCTCCACATCCTGCATCACATCACCCAGAGCCTACAGAGCTG CACATCAGCGACGTAGCACCCACGTCACCTGCTGAGTTCATCTATTACTGTGTAGACGAGGACGAGCTA CAGCCCTACACGAACCAGCGGCAGAACCGCAAGTGTGGGGCCTGTGCAGCCTGCCTACGGCGGATGGACTGTGGCCACTGCGACTTCTGCTGCGACAAGCCCAAATTCGGGGGCAGCAACCAGAAGCGCCAGAAGTGTCGTTGGCGCCAGTGCCTGCAGTTTGCCACG AAGCGGCTGCTGCCCAGTCCTGGGTCAGGGTCTGAGGAGGGAGCAGGATTGCCTCCACATTATACTCATCGAAAGAGGCCTGCCTCTGCTCAACAGCTCAAACTGAGCTCTCCCATAAAGGCCCCTTTGGCTGTGGTCACAAGCCCACCACGCCCTGTCCAAGGTTCAGGAAAGCGGCAAGCAGGTAGAGGCTCTGTACTGCCCCAACCTGACACAGACCTTGTGTTTTTACAAGAGGGTACCAGCAGTCTCATGCAGGTGCCTGGCACTGCTGCAGCGTTCCCAGAAGCCCCAATACAG GAGGCCCAGAGCTCTGCCCCGACTTGGGCTGTGGCCTTACCCCAGGTGAAGCAAGAGAAGGCGGATGCCTCAGAGGAGTGGACAGCAGTGACAACCTTCCTGACTTCTTCCACGTTGCAGTCTGGCTTCCCTGGCAAG GTGGCAGACCCAGACCTTCCACCTGTGAAACAAGAGCCCCCTGGCCCTGAGGAGGGCggagaggagagcagggaggaggatGTCTCTGAGTCAGCCCCAGCAGAGGAGACAGGAGGGCTTGGCACACCAGTG ATCACGGAGATCTTCAGCCTGGGTGGAACCCGCCTCCGAGACGCAGAAGCCTGGTTGCCCAG GTCCAAGGACCTTAAAAAGCCTGAAGCTAAGATGCAGTAG
- the Mbd1 gene encoding methyl-CpG-binding domain protein 1 isoform X9 — protein MAEAWQDCPALGPGWKRREAFRKSGASCGRSDIYYQSPTGEKIRSKVELTRYLGPACDLTLFDFRQGILCHPIPKTHPLAVPNKKKKKSSKSAKTKKQQVGPQRREPRRETPWEEIKTVTSTALASLPVSAPAPAPAPAPAPAPAPAPAPAPAPACCENCGIHLSWDGIKRQRLRTLCKDCRAQRIAFNREQRMFKRVGCGECTACLVKEDCGQCATCCLQLPNEVASGLFCKCEQRRCLRIVGKRRACGVCRGCQTQEDCGHCRICLRSPRPGLKRQWRCLQRRCFWGKRDYSKRGSKVASQHDSQTPPLPPHPASHHPEPTELHISDVAPTSPAEFIYYCVDEDELKRLLPSPGSGSEEGAGLPPHYTHRKRPASAQQLKLSSPIKAPLAVVTSPPRPVQGSGKRQAGRGSVLPQPDTDLVFLQEGTSSLMQVPGTAAAFPEAPIQEAQSSAPTWAVALPQVKQEKADASEEWTAVTTFLTSSTLQSGFPGKVADPDLPPVKQEPPGPEEGGEESREEDVSESAPAEETGGLGTPVITEIFSLGGTRLRDAEAWLPRSKDLKKPEAKMQ, from the exons ATGGCTGAGGCCTGGCAGGACTGCCCAGCCCTGGGCCCTGGCTGGAAACGCCGAGAGGCCTTTCGAAAGTCAGGGGCCTCTTGTGGACGCTCAGACATCTATTACCAGAG CCCCACAGGAGAAAAGATCCGAAGCAAGGTTGAGCTGACTCGATACTTGGGCCCTGCATGTGATCTTACTCTGTTTGACTTCAGACAAGGCATCTTATGCCATCCCATTCCCAAG ACCCATCCTTTGGCTGTCcccaacaagaagaaaaagaagtcttCTAAATCAGCCAAGACCAAGAAACAGCAGGTTGGACCACAGagaagagagcccaggagagaGACTCCATGGGAGGAAATTAAGACTGTTACTTCTACAGCTCTAGCTTCTTTACCTGTGTCTGCACCGGCACCCGCACCGGCACCCGCACCCGCACCGGCACCGGCACCGGCACCCGCACCCGCACCCGCACCCGC GTGCTGTGAGAATTGTGGAATCCACTTGTCATGGGATGGTATCAAAAGGCAGAGACTCAGGACATTGTGCAAAGACTGCCGAG CACAGAGAATTGCCTTCAACCGAGAGCAGAGAATGTTTAAG CGAGTTGGCTGTGGGGAGTGCACTGCTTGCCTTGTGAAAGAAGACTGCGGCCAATGCGCCACCTGCTGCCTGCAGCTGCCCAATGAAGTTGCCTCAGGGCTTTTCTGCAAATGTGAGCAGAGACGCTGCCTACGGATTGTGGGGAAG AGACGAGCGTGTGGCGTGTGTCGGGGTTGTCAGACCCAAGAGGATTGTGGCCATTGCCGCATCTGTCTTCGCTCTCCCCGCCCTGGTCTCAAGCGCCAGTGGAGGTGTTTGCAACGGCGCTGTTTTTGG GGTAAACGTGATTATAGTAAGAGAGGCTCGAAGGTAGCTTCTCAACATGACTCCCAAACCCCGCCACTTCCTCCACATCCTGCATCACATCACCCAGAGCCTACAGAGCTG CACATCAGCGACGTAGCACCCACGTCACCTGCTGAGTTCATCTATTACTGTGTAGACGAGGACGAGCTA AAGCGGCTGCTGCCCAGTCCTGGGTCAGGGTCTGAGGAGGGAGCAGGATTGCCTCCACATTATACTCATCGAAAGAGGCCTGCCTCTGCTCAACAGCTCAAACTGAGCTCTCCCATAAAGGCCCCTTTGGCTGTGGTCACAAGCCCACCACGCCCTGTCCAAGGTTCAGGAAAGCGGCAAGCAGGTAGAGGCTCTGTACTGCCCCAACCTGACACAGACCTTGTGTTTTTACAAGAGGGTACCAGCAGTCTCATGCAGGTGCCTGGCACTGCTGCAGCGTTCCCAGAAGCCCCAATACAG GAGGCCCAGAGCTCTGCCCCGACTTGGGCTGTGGCCTTACCCCAGGTGAAGCAAGAGAAGGCGGATGCCTCAGAGGAGTGGACAGCAGTGACAACCTTCCTGACTTCTTCCACGTTGCAGTCTGGCTTCCCTGGCAAG GTGGCAGACCCAGACCTTCCACCTGTGAAACAAGAGCCCCCTGGCCCTGAGGAGGGCggagaggagagcagggaggaggatGTCTCTGAGTCAGCCCCAGCAGAGGAGACAGGAGGGCTTGGCACACCAGTG ATCACGGAGATCTTCAGCCTGGGTGGAACCCGCCTCCGAGACGCAGAAGCCTGGTTGCCCAG GTCCAAGGACCTTAAAAAGCCTGAAGCTAAGATGCAGTAG
- the Mbd1 gene encoding methyl-CpG-binding domain protein 1 isoform X5, with the protein MAEAWQDCPALGPGWKRREAFRKSGASCGRSDIYYQSPTGEKIRSKVELTRYLGPACDLTLFDFRQGILCHPIPKTHPLAVPNKKKKKSSKSAKTKKQQVGPQRREPRRETPWEEIKTVTSTALASLPVSAPAPAPAPAPAPAPAPAPAPAPAPACCENCGIHLSWDGIKRQRLRTLCKDCRAQRIAFNREQRMFKRVGCGECTACLVKEDCGQCATCCLQLPNEVASGLFCKCEQRRCLRIVGKRRACGVCRGCQTQEDCGHCRICLRSPRPGLKRQWRCLQRRCFWGKRDYSKRGSKVASQHDSQTPPLPPHPASHHPEPTELHISDVAPTSPAEFIYYCVDEDELPYTNQRQNRKCGACAACLRRMDCGHCDFCCDKPKFGGSNQKRQKCRWRQCLQFATKRLLPSPGSGSEEGAGLPPHYTHRKRPASAQQLKLSSPIKAPLAVVTSPPRPVQGSGKRQAGRGSVLPQPDTDLVFLQEGTSSLMQVPGTAAAFPEAPIQEAQSSAPTWAVALPQVKQEKADASEEWTAVTTFLTSSTLQSGFPGKVADPDLPPVKQEPPGPEEGGEESREEDVSESAPAEETGGLGTPVITEIFSLGGTRLRDAEAWLPRSKDLKKPEAKMQ; encoded by the exons ATGGCTGAGGCCTGGCAGGACTGCCCAGCCCTGGGCCCTGGCTGGAAACGCCGAGAGGCCTTTCGAAAGTCAGGGGCCTCTTGTGGACGCTCAGACATCTATTACCAGAG CCCCACAGGAGAAAAGATCCGAAGCAAGGTTGAGCTGACTCGATACTTGGGCCCTGCATGTGATCTTACTCTGTTTGACTTCAGACAAGGCATCTTATGCCATCCCATTCCCAAG ACCCATCCTTTGGCTGTCcccaacaagaagaaaaagaagtcttCTAAATCAGCCAAGACCAAGAAACAGCAGGTTGGACCACAGagaagagagcccaggagagaGACTCCATGGGAGGAAATTAAGACTGTTACTTCTACAGCTCTAGCTTCTTTACCTGTGTCTGCACCGGCACCCGCACCGGCACCCGCACCCGCACCGGCACCGGCACCGGCACCCGCACCCGCACCCGCACCCGC GTGCTGTGAGAATTGTGGAATCCACTTGTCATGGGATGGTATCAAAAGGCAGAGACTCAGGACATTGTGCAAAGACTGCCGAG CACAGAGAATTGCCTTCAACCGAGAGCAGAGAATGTTTAAG CGAGTTGGCTGTGGGGAGTGCACTGCTTGCCTTGTGAAAGAAGACTGCGGCCAATGCGCCACCTGCTGCCTGCAGCTGCCCAATGAAGTTGCCTCAGGGCTTTTCTGCAAATGTGAGCAGAGACGCTGCCTACGGATTGTGGGGAAG AGACGAGCGTGTGGCGTGTGTCGGGGTTGTCAGACCCAAGAGGATTGTGGCCATTGCCGCATCTGTCTTCGCTCTCCCCGCCCTGGTCTCAAGCGCCAGTGGAGGTGTTTGCAACGGCGCTGTTTTTGG GGTAAACGTGATTATAGTAAGAGAGGCTCGAAGGTAGCTTCTCAACATGACTCCCAAACCCCGCCACTTCCTCCACATCCTGCATCACATCACCCAGAGCCTACAGAGCTG CACATCAGCGACGTAGCACCCACGTCACCTGCTGAGTTCATCTATTACTGTGTAGACGAGGACGAGCTA CCCTACACGAACCAGCGGCAGAACCGCAAGTGTGGGGCCTGTGCAGCCTGCCTACGGCGGATGGACTGTGGCCACTGCGACTTCTGCTGCGACAAGCCCAAATTCGGGGGCAGCAACCAGAAGCGCCAGAAGTGTCGTTGGCGCCAGTGCCTGCAGTTTGCCACG AAGCGGCTGCTGCCCAGTCCTGGGTCAGGGTCTGAGGAGGGAGCAGGATTGCCTCCACATTATACTCATCGAAAGAGGCCTGCCTCTGCTCAACAGCTCAAACTGAGCTCTCCCATAAAGGCCCCTTTGGCTGTGGTCACAAGCCCACCACGCCCTGTCCAAGGTTCAGGAAAGCGGCAAGCAGGTAGAGGCTCTGTACTGCCCCAACCTGACACAGACCTTGTGTTTTTACAAGAGGGTACCAGCAGTCTCATGCAGGTGCCTGGCACTGCTGCAGCGTTCCCAGAAGCCCCAATACAG GAGGCCCAGAGCTCTGCCCCGACTTGGGCTGTGGCCTTACCCCAGGTGAAGCAAGAGAAGGCGGATGCCTCAGAGGAGTGGACAGCAGTGACAACCTTCCTGACTTCTTCCACGTTGCAGTCTGGCTTCCCTGGCAAG GTGGCAGACCCAGACCTTCCACCTGTGAAACAAGAGCCCCCTGGCCCTGAGGAGGGCggagaggagagcagggaggaggatGTCTCTGAGTCAGCCCCAGCAGAGGAGACAGGAGGGCTTGGCACACCAGTG ATCACGGAGATCTTCAGCCTGGGTGGAACCCGCCTCCGAGACGCAGAAGCCTGGTTGCCCAG GTCCAAGGACCTTAAAAAGCCTGAAGCTAAGATGCAGTAG
- the Mbd1 gene encoding methyl-CpG-binding domain protein 1 isoform X6 produces MAEAWQDCPALGPGWKRREAFRKSGASCGRSDIYYQSPTGEKIRSKVELTRYLGPACDLTLFDFRQGILCHPIPKTHPLAVPNKKKKKSSKSAKTKKQQVGPQRREPRRETPWEEIKTVTSTALASLPVSAPAPAPAPAPAPAPAPAPAPAPAPACCENCGIHLSWDGIKRQRLRTLCKDCRAQRIAFNREQRMFKRVGCGECTACLVKEDCGQCATCCLQLPNEVASGLFCKCEQRRCLRIVGKRRACGVCRGCQTQEDCGHCRICLRSPRPGLKRQWRCLQRRCFWGKRDYSKRGSKVASQHDSQTPPLPPHPASHHPEPTELHISDVAPTSPAEFIYYCVDEDELQPYTNQRQNRKCGACAACLRRMDCGHCDFCCDKPKFGGSNQKRQKCRWRQCLQFATKRLLPSPGSGSEEGAGLPPHYTHRKRPASAQQLKLSSPIKAPLAVVTSPPRPVQGSGKRQAGRGSVLPQPDTDLVFLQEGTSSLMQVPGTAAAFPEAPIQEAQSSAPTWAVALPQVKQEKADASEEWTAVTTFLTSSTLQSGFPGKVADPDLPPVKQEPPGPEEGGEESREEDVSESAPAEETGGLGTPVITEIFSLGGTRLRDAEAWLPRALLFGKEQD; encoded by the exons ATGGCTGAGGCCTGGCAGGACTGCCCAGCCCTGGGCCCTGGCTGGAAACGCCGAGAGGCCTTTCGAAAGTCAGGGGCCTCTTGTGGACGCTCAGACATCTATTACCAGAG CCCCACAGGAGAAAAGATCCGAAGCAAGGTTGAGCTGACTCGATACTTGGGCCCTGCATGTGATCTTACTCTGTTTGACTTCAGACAAGGCATCTTATGCCATCCCATTCCCAAG ACCCATCCTTTGGCTGTCcccaacaagaagaaaaagaagtcttCTAAATCAGCCAAGACCAAGAAACAGCAGGTTGGACCACAGagaagagagcccaggagagaGACTCCATGGGAGGAAATTAAGACTGTTACTTCTACAGCTCTAGCTTCTTTACCTGTGTCTGCACCGGCACCCGCACCGGCACCCGCACCCGCACCGGCACCGGCACCGGCACCCGCACCCGCACCCGCACCCGC GTGCTGTGAGAATTGTGGAATCCACTTGTCATGGGATGGTATCAAAAGGCAGAGACTCAGGACATTGTGCAAAGACTGCCGAG CACAGAGAATTGCCTTCAACCGAGAGCAGAGAATGTTTAAG CGAGTTGGCTGTGGGGAGTGCACTGCTTGCCTTGTGAAAGAAGACTGCGGCCAATGCGCCACCTGCTGCCTGCAGCTGCCCAATGAAGTTGCCTCAGGGCTTTTCTGCAAATGTGAGCAGAGACGCTGCCTACGGATTGTGGGGAAG AGACGAGCGTGTGGCGTGTGTCGGGGTTGTCAGACCCAAGAGGATTGTGGCCATTGCCGCATCTGTCTTCGCTCTCCCCGCCCTGGTCTCAAGCGCCAGTGGAGGTGTTTGCAACGGCGCTGTTTTTGG GGTAAACGTGATTATAGTAAGAGAGGCTCGAAGGTAGCTTCTCAACATGACTCCCAAACCCCGCCACTTCCTCCACATCCTGCATCACATCACCCAGAGCCTACAGAGCTG CACATCAGCGACGTAGCACCCACGTCACCTGCTGAGTTCATCTATTACTGTGTAGACGAGGACGAGCTA CAGCCCTACACGAACCAGCGGCAGAACCGCAAGTGTGGGGCCTGTGCAGCCTGCCTACGGCGGATGGACTGTGGCCACTGCGACTTCTGCTGCGACAAGCCCAAATTCGGGGGCAGCAACCAGAAGCGCCAGAAGTGTCGTTGGCGCCAGTGCCTGCAGTTTGCCACG AAGCGGCTGCTGCCCAGTCCTGGGTCAGGGTCTGAGGAGGGAGCAGGATTGCCTCCACATTATACTCATCGAAAGAGGCCTGCCTCTGCTCAACAGCTCAAACTGAGCTCTCCCATAAAGGCCCCTTTGGCTGTGGTCACAAGCCCACCACGCCCTGTCCAAGGTTCAGGAAAGCGGCAAGCAGGTAGAGGCTCTGTACTGCCCCAACCTGACACAGACCTTGTGTTTTTACAAGAGGGTACCAGCAGTCTCATGCAGGTGCCTGGCACTGCTGCAGCGTTCCCAGAAGCCCCAATACAG GAGGCCCAGAGCTCTGCCCCGACTTGGGCTGTGGCCTTACCCCAGGTGAAGCAAGAGAAGGCGGATGCCTCAGAGGAGTGGACAGCAGTGACAACCTTCCTGACTTCTTCCACGTTGCAGTCTGGCTTCCCTGGCAAG GTGGCAGACCCAGACCTTCCACCTGTGAAACAAGAGCCCCCTGGCCCTGAGGAGGGCggagaggagagcagggaggaggatGTCTCTGAGTCAGCCCCAGCAGAGGAGACAGGAGGGCTTGGCACACCAGTG ATCACGGAGATCTTCAGCCTGGGTGGAACCCGCCTCCGAGACGCAGAAGCCTGGTTGCCCAG GGCTCTCCTCTTCGGGAAGGAACAGGACTGA
- the Mbd1 gene encoding methyl-CpG-binding domain protein 1 isoform X2 → MAEAWQDCPALGPGWKRREAFRKSGASCGRSDIYYQSPTGEKIRSKVELTRYLGPACDLTLFDFRQGILCHPIPKTHPLAVPNKKKKKSSKSAKTKKQQVGPQRREPRRETPWEEIKTVTSTALASLPVSAPAPAPAPAPAPAPAPAPAPAPAPACCENCGIHLSWDGIKRQRLRTLCKDCRAQRIAFNREQRMFKRVGCGECTACLVKEDCGQCATCCLQLPNEVASGLFCKCEQRRCLRIVGKRRACGVCRGCQTQEDCGHCRICLRSPRPGLKRQWRCLQRRCFWGKRDYSKRGSKVASQHDSQTPPLPPHPASHHPEPTELHISDVAPTSPAEFIYYCVDEDELPYTNQRQNRKCGACAACLRRMDCGHCDFCCDKPKFGGSNQKRQKCRWRQCLQFATKRLLPSPGSGSEEGAGLPPHYTHRKRPASAQQLKLSSPIKAPLAVVTSPPRPVQGSGKRQAGRGSVLPQPDTDLVFLQEGTSSLMQVPGTAAAFPEAPIQEAQSSAPTWAVALPQVKQEKADASEEWTAVTTFLTSSTLQSGFPGKVADPDLPPVKQEPPGPEEGGEESREEDVSESAPAEETGGLGTPVITEIFSLGGTRLRDAEAWLPRLHKLLAVNENEYFTELQLKEEVL, encoded by the exons ATGGCTGAGGCCTGGCAGGACTGCCCAGCCCTGGGCCCTGGCTGGAAACGCCGAGAGGCCTTTCGAAAGTCAGGGGCCTCTTGTGGACGCTCAGACATCTATTACCAGAG CCCCACAGGAGAAAAGATCCGAAGCAAGGTTGAGCTGACTCGATACTTGGGCCCTGCATGTGATCTTACTCTGTTTGACTTCAGACAAGGCATCTTATGCCATCCCATTCCCAAG ACCCATCCTTTGGCTGTCcccaacaagaagaaaaagaagtcttCTAAATCAGCCAAGACCAAGAAACAGCAGGTTGGACCACAGagaagagagcccaggagagaGACTCCATGGGAGGAAATTAAGACTGTTACTTCTACAGCTCTAGCTTCTTTACCTGTGTCTGCACCGGCACCCGCACCGGCACCCGCACCCGCACCGGCACCGGCACCGGCACCCGCACCCGCACCCGCACCCGC GTGCTGTGAGAATTGTGGAATCCACTTGTCATGGGATGGTATCAAAAGGCAGAGACTCAGGACATTGTGCAAAGACTGCCGAG CACAGAGAATTGCCTTCAACCGAGAGCAGAGAATGTTTAAG CGAGTTGGCTGTGGGGAGTGCACTGCTTGCCTTGTGAAAGAAGACTGCGGCCAATGCGCCACCTGCTGCCTGCAGCTGCCCAATGAAGTTGCCTCAGGGCTTTTCTGCAAATGTGAGCAGAGACGCTGCCTACGGATTGTGGGGAAG AGACGAGCGTGTGGCGTGTGTCGGGGTTGTCAGACCCAAGAGGATTGTGGCCATTGCCGCATCTGTCTTCGCTCTCCCCGCCCTGGTCTCAAGCGCCAGTGGAGGTGTTTGCAACGGCGCTGTTTTTGG GGTAAACGTGATTATAGTAAGAGAGGCTCGAAGGTAGCTTCTCAACATGACTCCCAAACCCCGCCACTTCCTCCACATCCTGCATCACATCACCCAGAGCCTACAGAGCTG CACATCAGCGACGTAGCACCCACGTCACCTGCTGAGTTCATCTATTACTGTGTAGACGAGGACGAGCTA CCCTACACGAACCAGCGGCAGAACCGCAAGTGTGGGGCCTGTGCAGCCTGCCTACGGCGGATGGACTGTGGCCACTGCGACTTCTGCTGCGACAAGCCCAAATTCGGGGGCAGCAACCAGAAGCGCCAGAAGTGTCGTTGGCGCCAGTGCCTGCAGTTTGCCACG AAGCGGCTGCTGCCCAGTCCTGGGTCAGGGTCTGAGGAGGGAGCAGGATTGCCTCCACATTATACTCATCGAAAGAGGCCTGCCTCTGCTCAACAGCTCAAACTGAGCTCTCCCATAAAGGCCCCTTTGGCTGTGGTCACAAGCCCACCACGCCCTGTCCAAGGTTCAGGAAAGCGGCAAGCAGGTAGAGGCTCTGTACTGCCCCAACCTGACACAGACCTTGTGTTTTTACAAGAGGGTACCAGCAGTCTCATGCAGGTGCCTGGCACTGCTGCAGCGTTCCCAGAAGCCCCAATACAG GAGGCCCAGAGCTCTGCCCCGACTTGGGCTGTGGCCTTACCCCAGGTGAAGCAAGAGAAGGCGGATGCCTCAGAGGAGTGGACAGCAGTGACAACCTTCCTGACTTCTTCCACGTTGCAGTCTGGCTTCCCTGGCAAG GTGGCAGACCCAGACCTTCCACCTGTGAAACAAGAGCCCCCTGGCCCTGAGGAGGGCggagaggagagcagggaggaggatGTCTCTGAGTCAGCCCCAGCAGAGGAGACAGGAGGGCTTGGCACACCAGTG ATCACGGAGATCTTCAGCCTGGGTGGAACCCGCCTCCGAGACGCAGAAGCCTGGTTGCCCAG